The Budorcas taxicolor isolate Tak-1 chromosome 25, Takin1.1, whole genome shotgun sequence genome includes a region encoding these proteins:
- the MAP4K2 gene encoding mitogen-activated protein kinase kinase kinase kinase 2, whose amino-acid sequence MALLQNVSLQDPRDRFELLQRVGAGTYGDVYKARDTVTSELAAVKIVKLDPGDDISSLQQEITILRECRHPNVVAYIGSYLRNDRLWICMEFCGGGSLQEIYHATGPLEERQIAYVCREALKGLHHLHSQGKIHRDIKGANLLLTLQGDVKLADFGVSGELTASVAKRRSFIGTPYWMAPEVAAVERKGGYNELCDVWALGITAIELGELQPPLFHLHPMRALMLMSKSSFQPPKLRDKTRWTQNFHHFLKLALTKNPKKRPTAEKLLQHPFTTQQLPRALLTQLLDKANDPHLGTPSPEDCDLETYDIFPDTIHSRGQHGPAERTPSEIQFHQVKFGAPRRKETDPLNEPWEEEWTLLGKEELSGSLLQSVQEALEERSLTIRPALELQELDSPDDTIGTIKRAPFLGSSPTEPPAEDLHPSLPGTPPLPHPGPTSPPLLPTAWATMKHREDPERSSCHGLPPTPKVHMGACFSKVFNGCPLRIHAAITWIHPVTRDQFLVVGAEEGIYTLNLHELHEDTLEKLISHRCAWLYCVNNVLLSLSGKSTHIWAHDLPGLFEQRRLQQQVPLSIPTNRLTQRIIPRRFALSNKIPDTKGCLQCRVVRNPHTGSTFLLAALPASLLLLQWYEPLQKFLLLKNFSSPLPSPAGMLEPLVLDGKELPQVCVGAEGPEGPGCRVLFHVLPLEAGLTPDILIPPEGFPGSAQQVIQVDRDTVLVCFDRCVRIVNLLGEPTATLAPVLTFDFPIETVVCLQDSVLAFWSHGMQGRSLDTNEVTQEITDETRIFRVLGAHRDIILESIPTDKPGAHSNLYILTGHQSSY is encoded by the exons ATGGCGCTGCTGCAGAACGTGTCGCTGCAGGATCCACGGGACCGCTTCGAGCTGCTGCAGCGCGTGGGGGCCGGGACCTATGGCGACGTCTACAAG GCTCGCGACACGGTCACGTCCGAACTGGCCGCGGTCAAAATAGTCAAGCTAGACCCAG GGGACGACATCAGCTCCCTTCAGCAGGAAATCACCATCCTGCGCGAGTGCCGCCACCCCAATGTGGTGGCCTACATTGGCAGCTACCTCAG GAATGACCGGTTGTGGATCTGCATGGAGTTCTGCGGAGGGGGGTCCCTGCAGGAGATTTACCACG CCACCGGGCCACTGGAGGAGCGGCAGATTGCCTATGTCTGTCGAGAGGCACTGAAG GGGCTCCACCACTTGCATTCTCAGGGGAAGATCCACAGAGACATCAAG GGAGCCAACCTTCTCCTCACCCTCCAGGGAGATGTCAAGCTGG CTGACTTCGGGGTGTCAGGTGAGCTGACAGCGTCTGTGGCCAAGAGGAGGTCTTTCATTGGGACTCCATACTG GATGGCCCCAGAGGTGGCCGCCGTGGAGCGCAAAGGTGGCTACAATGAGTTGTGTGACGTCTGGGCCCTGGGCATCACCGCCATCGAGCTGGGGGAGCTGCAGCCGCCTCTCTTCCACCTGCATCCCATGAG GGCCTTGATGCTCATGTCCAAGAGCAGCTTCCAGCCGCCAAAGCTGAGAGACAAGACTCGCTG GACCCAGAATTTCCATCACTTCCTCAAGCTTGCCTTGACCAAGAATCCCAAGAAGAGACCGACAGCAGAGAAGCTTCTgcag CACCCCTTCACAACCCAGCAGCTGCCTCGGGCTCTTCTCACACAGCTGTTGGACAAGGCCAACGATCCCCACCTGGGAACCCCCTCTCCAGAAGACTGTGACCTGGAG ACTTATGACATATTTCCAGACACCATTCATTCCCGGGGGCAGCATGGCCCAGCCGAGAGGACCCCCTCGGAGATCCAGT TTCACCAGGTGAAATTCGGCGCCCCACGCAGGAAGGAAACAGACCCACTGAATGAGCCG TGGGAAGAGGAATGGACGCTGCTGGGGAAGGAGGAGCTGAGCGG GAGCCTGCTGCAGTCAGTCCAGGAGGCCCTGGAGGAAAG GAGCCTGACTATCCGGCCGGCCTTGGAACTCCAG GAGCTGGACTCTCCAGATGACACCATAGGAACCATCAAGAGGGCCCCGTTCTTGGGGTCATCTCCCACTGAGCCTCCAGCTGAGGACCTTCACCCCAGCCTCCCAG gaaccccacccctgccacacccaggccccaccagccctcccctgctccccaccgCCTGGGCCACCATGAAGCACCGGGAAGATCCTGAG AGGTCATCCTGCCACGGGCTCCCCCCGACTCCCAAGGTGCAC ATGGGCGCCTGCTTCTCCAAGGTCTTCAATGGCTGCCCCCTGCGGATCCATGCTGCTATCACCTGGATTCACCCTGTCACGCGGG ACCAGTTTCTGGTGGTGGGAGCCGAGGAAGGTATCTATACCCTCAACCTACACGAACTGCATGAGGATACACTGGAGAAG CTGATTTCGCACCGCTGCGCCTGGCTCTACTGCGTGAACAACGTGCTACTGTCCCTCTCAG ggAAATCCACACACATCTGGGCCCACGACCTCCCAGGCCTATTTGAGCAGCGGCGGCTACAGCAGCAGGTCCCCCTCTCCATCCCCACCAACCGCCTCACCCAGCGCATCATCCCCAG GCGCTTTGCCCTGTCCAACAAGATTCCTGACACCAAAGGCTGCCTGCAGTGTCGTGTGG tGCGGAACCCCCACACGGGCAGCACCTTCCTGCTGGCCGCGCTCCCCGCCAGCCTGCTCCTGCTGCAGTGGTACGAGCCGTTGCAGAAGTTCCTGCTGCTGAAG AACTTCTCCAGCCCCTTGCCCAGCCCAGCAGGGATGCTGGAGCCGCTGGTACTGGACGGGAAGGAGCTCCCGCAGGTGTGTGTGGGGGCCGAGGGCCCTGAGGGGCCCGGCTGCCGTGTCCTGTTTCACGTCCTCCCGCTGGAGGCTGGCCTGACGCCCGACATCCTCATCCCACCCG AGGGGTTCCCGGGCTCGGCCCAGCAGGTGATCCAGGTGGACAGGGACACCGTCCTGGTCTGCTTTGACC GCTGTGTGAGGATCGTCAACCTGCTGGGCGAGCCCACGGCCACGCTGGCACCTGTGCTGACCTTTGACTTCCCCATTGAGACTGTGG TGTGCCTGCAGGACAGCGTGCTGGCCTTCTGGAGCCATGGGATGCAGGGCCGCAGCCTGGACACCAATGAG GTAACCCAGGAGATCACAGATGAGACGAGGATCTTCCGAGTGCTCGGCGCCCACAG aGACATCATCCTTGAGAGCATTCCCACCGACAAGCCCGGGGCTCACAGCAACCTCTACATTCTCACAGGCCACCAGAGCAGTTACTGA
- the MEN1 gene encoding menin isoform X1 — MPRAAAMGLKAAQKTLFPLRSIDDVVRLFAAELGREEPDLVLLSLVLGFVEHFLAVNRVIPTNVPELTFQPSPAPDPPGGLTYFPVADLSIIAALYARFTAQIRGAVDLSLYPREGGVSSRELVKKVSDVIWNSLSRSYFKDRAHIQSLFSFITGTKLDSSGVAFAVVGACQALGLRDVHLALSEDHAWVVFGPNGEQTAEVTWHGKGNEDRRGQTVNAGVAERSWLYLKGSYMRCDRKMEVAFMVCAINPSIDLHTDSLELLQLQQKLLWLLYDLGHLERYPMALGNLADLEELEPTPGRPDPLTLYHKGIASAKTYYRDEHIYPYMYLAGYHCRNRNVREALQAWADTATVIQDYNYCREDEEIYKEFFEVANDVIPNLLKEAASLLEAGEERPGEQTQGTQSQGSALQDPECFAHLLRFYDGICKWEEGSPTPVLHVGWATFLVQSLGRFEGQVRQKVRIVSREAEAAEAEEPWGEEAREGRRRGPRRESKPEEPPPPKKPALDKGPGAGQGAAPGPPRKPPGTVPGTARGAEGGSAPVPAPAASPPPEGPVLTFQSEKMKGMKELLVATKINSSAIKLQLTAQSQVQMKKQKVSTPSDYTLSFLKRQRKGL, encoded by the exons AT GCCGAGGGCCGCCGCCATGGGGCTGAAGGCTGCCCAGAAAACGCTGTTCCCGCTGCGTTCCATCGACGATGTGGTGCGCCTGTTCGCTGCCGAGCTGGGCCGAGAGGAGCCGGACCTGGTGCTCCTATCCTTGGTACTGGGCTTCGTGGAGCATTTCCTAGCTGTCAACCGCGTCATCCCCACCAACGTGCCTGAGCTCACTTTTCAGCCCAGTCCTGCGCCCGACCCTCCTGGCGGCCTCACCTACTTCCCCGTGGCCGACCTGTCCATCATCGCTGCCCTCTATGCCCGCTTCACTGCCCAGATCCGTGGCGCCGTTGACCTGTCTCTCTACCCGCGAGAGGGGGGCGTCTCCAGCCGTGAGCTGGTCAAGAAGGTCTCCGATGTCATCTGGAATAGCCTCAGCCGCTCCTACTTCAAGGATCGGGCCCACATCCAGTCCCTCTTCAGCTTCATCACAG GCACCAAACTGGACAGCTCTGGTGTGGCCTTTGCCGTGGtgggggcctgccaggctctgggtCTCCGGGATGTCCACCTGGCCTTGTCCGAGGACCACGCCTGGGTAGTGTTTGGGCCCAATGGAGAACAAACAGCTGAAGTCACTTGGCATGGCAAGGGCAACGAGGATCGCAGAGGCCAGACAGTCAACGCGGGTGTGGCTGAGCGG AGCTGGCTGTACCTGAAAGGATCGTACATGCGCTGTGACCGCAAGATGGAGGTGGCATTCATGGTATGCGCCATCAACCCTTCCATTGACCTGCACACTGACTCCCTGGAGCTACTGCAGCTGCAGCAG AAGCTGCTGTGGCTGCTCTATGACCTGGGACATCTGGAAAG GTACCCGATGGCGCTGGGGAACCTGGCGGATCTGGAGGAGCTGGAGCCCACCCCGGGCCGGCCAGACCCACTCACCCTCTACCACAAG GGCATTGCCTCAGCCAAGACCTACTACCGGGATGAGCACATCTACCCCTACATGTACCTGGCTGGCTACCACTGTCGCAACCGCAATGTGCGCGAAGCTCTGCAGGCCTGGGCCGACACAGCCACTGTCATCCAGGA CTACAACTACTGCCGGGAAGACGAGGAGATCTACAAGGAGTTCTTTGAAGTAGCCAATGACGTCATCCCCAACCTGCTGAAGGAGGCCGCCAGCCTGCTGGAGGCTGGCGAGGAGCGGCCCGGGGAGCAGACCCAG gGCACGCAGAGCCAGGGTTCTGCCCTGCAGGACCCAGAGTGCTTCGCCCATCTGCTGCGATTCTACGATGGCATCTGCAAATGGGAAGAGGGCAGCCCCACCCCCGTGCTGCACGTGGGCTGGGCCACCTTCCTTGTGCAGTCCCTAGGCCGTTTTGAGGGACAG GTGCGGCAGAAGGTACGCATAGTGAGCCGAGAGGCGGAGGCAGCCGAGGCTGAAGAGCCGTGGGGCGAGGAAGCCCGAGAAGGCCGGCGGCGGGGCCCACGGCGGGAATCCAAGCCCGAGGAGCCGCCGCCGCCTAAAAAGCCGGCGCTGGACAAGGGCCCAGGCGCGGGCCAGGGTGCGGCACCAGGACCCCCTCGGAAGCCCCCAGGCACAGTCCCCGGGACTGCCCGCGGCGCTGAAGGCGGCAGCGCTCCAGTGCCGGCACCCGCTGCATCACCGCCACCCGAGGGTCCGGTGCTGACGTTCCAGAGTGAGAAGATGAAAGGCATGAAGGAGCTGCTTGTGGCCACCAAGATCAATTCGAGCGCCATCAAGCTGCAGCTCACGGCGCAGTCACAAGTGCAGATGAAGAAGCAGAAGGTGTCTACACCGAGTGACTACACGCTTTCCTTCCTCAAGCGGCAGCGCAAGGGTCTCTGA
- the MEN1 gene encoding menin isoform X2: protein MGLKAAQKTLFPLRSIDDVVRLFAAELGREEPDLVLLSLVLGFVEHFLAVNRVIPTNVPELTFQPSPAPDPPGGLTYFPVADLSIIAALYARFTAQIRGAVDLSLYPREGGVSSRELVKKVSDVIWNSLSRSYFKDRAHIQSLFSFITGTKLDSSGVAFAVVGACQALGLRDVHLALSEDHAWVVFGPNGEQTAEVTWHGKGNEDRRGQTVNAGVAERSWLYLKGSYMRCDRKMEVAFMVCAINPSIDLHTDSLELLQLQQKLLWLLYDLGHLERYPMALGNLADLEELEPTPGRPDPLTLYHKGIASAKTYYRDEHIYPYMYLAGYHCRNRNVREALQAWADTATVIQDYNYCREDEEIYKEFFEVANDVIPNLLKEAASLLEAGEERPGEQTQGTQSQGSALQDPECFAHLLRFYDGICKWEEGSPTPVLHVGWATFLVQSLGRFEGQVRQKVRIVSREAEAAEAEEPWGEEAREGRRRGPRRESKPEEPPPPKKPALDKGPGAGQGAAPGPPRKPPGTVPGTARGAEGGSAPVPAPAASPPPEGPVLTFQSEKMKGMKELLVATKINSSAIKLQLTAQSQVQMKKQKVSTPSDYTLSFLKRQRKGL, encoded by the exons ATGGGGCTGAAGGCTGCCCAGAAAACGCTGTTCCCGCTGCGTTCCATCGACGATGTGGTGCGCCTGTTCGCTGCCGAGCTGGGCCGAGAGGAGCCGGACCTGGTGCTCCTATCCTTGGTACTGGGCTTCGTGGAGCATTTCCTAGCTGTCAACCGCGTCATCCCCACCAACGTGCCTGAGCTCACTTTTCAGCCCAGTCCTGCGCCCGACCCTCCTGGCGGCCTCACCTACTTCCCCGTGGCCGACCTGTCCATCATCGCTGCCCTCTATGCCCGCTTCACTGCCCAGATCCGTGGCGCCGTTGACCTGTCTCTCTACCCGCGAGAGGGGGGCGTCTCCAGCCGTGAGCTGGTCAAGAAGGTCTCCGATGTCATCTGGAATAGCCTCAGCCGCTCCTACTTCAAGGATCGGGCCCACATCCAGTCCCTCTTCAGCTTCATCACAG GCACCAAACTGGACAGCTCTGGTGTGGCCTTTGCCGTGGtgggggcctgccaggctctgggtCTCCGGGATGTCCACCTGGCCTTGTCCGAGGACCACGCCTGGGTAGTGTTTGGGCCCAATGGAGAACAAACAGCTGAAGTCACTTGGCATGGCAAGGGCAACGAGGATCGCAGAGGCCAGACAGTCAACGCGGGTGTGGCTGAGCGG AGCTGGCTGTACCTGAAAGGATCGTACATGCGCTGTGACCGCAAGATGGAGGTGGCATTCATGGTATGCGCCATCAACCCTTCCATTGACCTGCACACTGACTCCCTGGAGCTACTGCAGCTGCAGCAG AAGCTGCTGTGGCTGCTCTATGACCTGGGACATCTGGAAAG GTACCCGATGGCGCTGGGGAACCTGGCGGATCTGGAGGAGCTGGAGCCCACCCCGGGCCGGCCAGACCCACTCACCCTCTACCACAAG GGCATTGCCTCAGCCAAGACCTACTACCGGGATGAGCACATCTACCCCTACATGTACCTGGCTGGCTACCACTGTCGCAACCGCAATGTGCGCGAAGCTCTGCAGGCCTGGGCCGACACAGCCACTGTCATCCAGGA CTACAACTACTGCCGGGAAGACGAGGAGATCTACAAGGAGTTCTTTGAAGTAGCCAATGACGTCATCCCCAACCTGCTGAAGGAGGCCGCCAGCCTGCTGGAGGCTGGCGAGGAGCGGCCCGGGGAGCAGACCCAG gGCACGCAGAGCCAGGGTTCTGCCCTGCAGGACCCAGAGTGCTTCGCCCATCTGCTGCGATTCTACGATGGCATCTGCAAATGGGAAGAGGGCAGCCCCACCCCCGTGCTGCACGTGGGCTGGGCCACCTTCCTTGTGCAGTCCCTAGGCCGTTTTGAGGGACAG GTGCGGCAGAAGGTACGCATAGTGAGCCGAGAGGCGGAGGCAGCCGAGGCTGAAGAGCCGTGGGGCGAGGAAGCCCGAGAAGGCCGGCGGCGGGGCCCACGGCGGGAATCCAAGCCCGAGGAGCCGCCGCCGCCTAAAAAGCCGGCGCTGGACAAGGGCCCAGGCGCGGGCCAGGGTGCGGCACCAGGACCCCCTCGGAAGCCCCCAGGCACAGTCCCCGGGACTGCCCGCGGCGCTGAAGGCGGCAGCGCTCCAGTGCCGGCACCCGCTGCATCACCGCCACCCGAGGGTCCGGTGCTGACGTTCCAGAGTGAGAAGATGAAAGGCATGAAGGAGCTGCTTGTGGCCACCAAGATCAATTCGAGCGCCATCAAGCTGCAGCTCACGGCGCAGTCACAAGTGCAGATGAAGAAGCAGAAGGTGTCTACACCGAGTGACTACACGCTTTCCTTCCTCAAGCGGCAGCGCAAGGGTCTCTGA